A portion of the Bacillus thuringiensis genome contains these proteins:
- a CDS encoding teichoic acid D-Ala incorporation-associated protein DltX, which yields MERLKEIWSRPLTQWVAKTVYYLAILFALLWLYGFHDTNTSTFIYNEF from the coding sequence ATGGAAAGATTAAAAGAGATATGGTCTCGACCACTCACACAATGGGTTGCAAAGACGGTTTATTATCTTGCAATTTTATTTGCATTACTTTGGTTGTATGGATTCCATGATACAAACACAAGTACATTTATTTACAATGAATTCTAG
- a CDS encoding amidohydrolase, producing the protein MNRVWKGLISEENIVKWRRHFHKYPELSFHEKETSQFIYDTLCSFSSFEVTRPTKYSVLAIKRGVKQGKVIAIRADIDALPIQEETSKSYTSVNKGMMHACGHDAHAAILLSTAEVINNMKEEFVGEIRLFFQHAEEVYPGGGQEMVEAGAMDGVDYVIGLHVMSGLESGKVGIVYGPMMAAPDVFTVEIQGKGGHAARPEETIDPIAIGAQIITNLQHIVSRNTSAFMQRVVSVTQFHGGVADNIIPSTATLMGTVRSFNQALRVEAEGKIEKIVKGITEAHGGSYTYTYRYGYDPVINDEYITKIVEESALHLFGNERVVKLEPSMGGEDFSAYLRKAPGCFIKLGTGNENIYTCYPHHHPKFDVDESALICGVELFLETTIRLLKS; encoded by the coding sequence ATGAATAGAGTGTGGAAGGGTCTAATTTCGGAAGAAAATATCGTGAAATGGAGAAGGCATTTTCATAAGTATCCGGAATTATCATTTCATGAAAAAGAAACTTCGCAATTTATATATGATACATTATGCTCATTTTCTTCTTTTGAAGTAACGAGACCGACGAAGTATAGTGTACTAGCAATTAAAAGAGGTGTGAAGCAAGGGAAAGTAATTGCGATTCGAGCTGATATAGATGCTTTGCCAATTCAAGAGGAGACAAGTAAATCTTATACATCTGTGAATAAAGGAATGATGCATGCATGTGGGCACGATGCTCACGCAGCTATATTATTAAGCACTGCAGAGGTGATTAATAATATGAAGGAAGAGTTTGTAGGGGAAATTCGTCTATTCTTTCAGCATGCAGAAGAAGTATACCCTGGTGGTGGACAAGAAATGGTTGAGGCGGGCGCTATGGACGGTGTTGATTATGTAATAGGTTTACATGTTATGTCTGGCTTGGAAAGTGGGAAGGTAGGAATTGTATATGGACCGATGATGGCAGCACCAGACGTATTTACAGTTGAGATCCAAGGCAAAGGAGGGCATGCGGCGCGGCCAGAAGAAACGATTGATCCTATCGCTATCGGAGCGCAGATTATTACAAATCTACAACATATCGTATCTAGAAATACAAGTGCTTTCATGCAAAGAGTCGTTTCAGTTACGCAGTTTCATGGGGGAGTGGCTGACAATATTATTCCTAGTACAGCAACTTTAATGGGAACTGTTCGTTCATTTAATCAAGCATTGAGGGTGGAAGCAGAAGGGAAAATCGAGAAAATTGTGAAAGGAATTACAGAAGCACATGGAGGATCGTATACATATACGTATCGATATGGATATGATCCGGTTATTAATGATGAATATATTACGAAAATAGTAGAAGAAAGTGCACTACATTTGTTTGGGAATGAGCGTGTTGTGAAGCTTGAACCTTCTATGGGTGGGGAAGATTTTTCAGCATATTTAAGAAAAGCACCCGGTTGTTTCATTAAATTAGGAACAGGTAATGAAAATATATATACTTGTTATCCACATCATCATCCGAAATTTGACGTGGATGAATCAGCATTAATTTGTGGAGTGGAGCTATTCTTAGAGACTACTATAAGATTACTAAAATCATAG
- a CDS encoding flavodoxin — MSKLVMIFASMSGNTEEMADHIAGVIRETENEIEVIDIMDSPEASILEQYDGIILGAYTWGDGDLPDDFLDFYDAMDSIDLTGKKAAVFGSCDSAYPKYGVAVDILIEKLQERGATVVLEGLKVELTPEDEDVEKCLQFGAEFVKHLS; from the coding sequence TTGAGTAAGTTAGTAATGATTTTTGCAAGTATGAGTGGAAATACAGAGGAAATGGCTGATCATATTGCCGGCGTGATTCGTGAAACAGAAAATGAAATTGAAGTTATTGATATTATGGATTCACCAGAAGCTTCTATATTAGAACAGTATGATGGAATTATTTTAGGTGCCTACACTTGGGGAGATGGTGATCTTCCTGATGATTTCTTAGATTTTTATGATGCAATGGATTCTATTGATTTAACTGGGAAAAAAGCGGCAGTATTCGGATCATGTGATTCGGCTTATCCGAAATACGGAGTGGCGGTTGACATTTTAATAGAAAAGCTACAAGAGCGCGGGGCAACAGTTGTGTTAGAAGGACTAAAAGTAGAATTAACGCCAGAAGATGAAGATGTAGAAAAATGTTTACAGTTTGGAGCTGAATTTGTAAAACACCTTTCTTAA
- a CDS encoding aminoglycoside phosphotransferase family protein, producing MDSYKHYIKEALPNLSIHSYKQNEEGWDNVAIIVNDELLFRFPRKQEYAMRIPLEKELCTILTQSLQEIKVPQYHLIYKNESDEIPLCSYYTLIHGEPLKTEIVTTLEKQERKALITQLATFLAVLHSIPLKSVTALGFPIEKTLTYWKELQTKLNQYVTNNLTSFQKSALNRLFENFFACLATSKFQNTIIHADFTHHHILFNKQNKHISGVIDFGDAQIGDPAFDFAGLYYDFGHEFTTSVYEQYSTLISHHDPLLIHRITTFYQYSPLLHNIIYNFESENELEFITSTEQLKTILQG from the coding sequence ATGGACTCTTACAAACATTATATAAAAGAAGCTTTGCCTAATCTTTCTATACATTCATATAAACAAAATGAAGAAGGTTGGGATAATGTAGCAATTATAGTAAATGATGAGCTACTGTTTCGTTTCCCGCGAAAACAGGAATATGCAATGCGAATTCCGTTAGAAAAAGAACTATGCACAATTCTCACTCAATCACTACAAGAAATCAAGGTTCCACAATATCACCTAATTTATAAAAATGAATCTGATGAGATTCCTCTTTGTAGTTACTATACTCTCATTCATGGTGAACCATTAAAAACAGAAATAGTTACTACACTAGAAAAACAAGAACGAAAAGCACTTATTACACAATTAGCAACTTTCCTTGCTGTTCTACATAGTATTCCTCTAAAAAGTGTTACAGCGTTAGGATTCCCTATTGAAAAAACACTTACCTACTGGAAAGAGCTACAAACTAAATTAAATCAGTATGTTACTAACAATCTTACTTCGTTCCAGAAATCAGCCTTAAATCGTTTATTCGAGAATTTCTTTGCCTGTCTAGCTACATCTAAATTTCAAAATACAATCATTCACGCTGATTTTACACATCATCACATTTTATTTAACAAGCAGAACAAACACATTTCAGGTGTTATCGATTTTGGTGATGCGCAAATTGGCGATCCTGCTTTTGATTTTGCAGGACTATATTATGATTTCGGACATGAGTTTACTACATCTGTATATGAACAGTACAGTACACTTATTTCTCATCATGATCCATTACTCATTCACCGCATTACTACCTTTTATCAATATAGTCCTTTACTACATAATATTATTTATAACTTTGAATCAGAGAATGAACTCGAATTCATTACAAGTACAGAACAACTAAAAACGATATTACAGGGATGA
- a CDS encoding MATE family efflux transporter — MKETTSFSQKLKQFVLLFFPIFVTQMSLFAMSFFDTTMSGHASPTDLAGVAIGTSIWLPVSTGLTGILMATTPIVAQLVGSKKKKDVPHVVIQAVYLAICASFVVILIGFFVVSPILNGMRLEEPVERIAAQFLSIIAIGIIPLFTYTVLRGFIDALGKTRTTMIITLLSLPINVILNYLLIFGNFGFPKLGGVGAAIASTATYWCILIITVIIIQTKEPFASFNIFKQLYRPSLSSWTTFLKLGVPIGFAIFFETSIFAAVTLMMSNFSTTTIAAHQAAMNFASLLYMTPLSLAMAMTIAVGFEVGAKRYDNAKQYGLIGIGLALAFALLYSILLYFFDNQIASIYTTDAKVHHLAKEFLIFAILFQISDAIATPVQGALRGYKDVNVALIMTLIAYWIIGLPLGYILATYTEWAAKGYWIGLIIGLAFGAAFLLIRLFQVQRKYTTQNSR; from the coding sequence ATGAAAGAAACTACTTCATTTTCACAAAAGTTAAAGCAATTTGTATTACTATTTTTTCCGATTTTCGTAACGCAAATGTCATTATTTGCGATGAGTTTTTTTGATACAACAATGTCAGGACATGCAAGTCCAACTGATTTAGCAGGTGTTGCAATTGGAACAAGTATATGGCTTCCAGTTAGTACGGGATTAACAGGAATTTTAATGGCTACTACTCCCATTGTTGCACAACTCGTCGGATCCAAGAAAAAAAAGGACGTTCCCCACGTTGTCATACAAGCAGTTTATTTAGCAATTTGTGCTAGCTTCGTTGTTATCCTCATCGGTTTCTTCGTCGTTTCACCTATTTTAAACGGCATGCGCTTAGAAGAACCTGTGGAACGAATTGCAGCTCAATTTTTAAGTATTATCGCAATAGGAATTATACCTTTATTCACTTACACTGTTTTACGTGGATTTATTGATGCATTAGGAAAAACTCGCACAACGATGATTATTACATTACTATCATTACCAATTAACGTAATATTAAATTACCTATTAATTTTTGGTAACTTCGGTTTCCCAAAGCTTGGTGGTGTCGGAGCAGCAATTGCTTCCACTGCAACATATTGGTGCATTTTAATTATTACAGTCATTATTATTCAGACGAAAGAGCCTTTTGCCTCTTTCAACATTTTCAAACAATTATATCGCCCTTCTCTTTCGAGTTGGACAACATTCTTAAAGCTTGGCGTTCCTATCGGATTTGCTATCTTTTTTGAAACGAGTATTTTCGCTGCGGTAACGCTCATGATGAGTAATTTTAGTACGACAACTATTGCAGCTCACCAAGCAGCTATGAACTTTGCTTCCTTGTTATATATGACTCCGCTAAGTTTAGCAATGGCAATGACTATTGCAGTCGGATTCGAAGTTGGAGCAAAACGTTACGATAATGCAAAACAATACGGACTGATTGGAATTGGATTAGCCCTTGCCTTTGCTTTATTATATTCAATTCTTCTCTACTTCTTTGATAATCAAATTGCTTCTATTTATACGACAGATGCAAAAGTTCATCATTTAGCAAAAGAATTTCTTATCTTTGCGATTTTATTTCAAATTTCAGATGCAATTGCAACCCCTGTACAAGGAGCTCTGCGTGGGTATAAAGATGTAAATGTTGCTCTAATTATGACTTTAATTGCTTATTGGATAATAGGTCTACCACTAGGTTACATATTAGCAACATATACAGAATGGGCCGCAAAAGGTTATTGGATCGGTCTTATTATCGGTCTAGCATTTGGCGCTGCCTTCCTCCTTATCCGTCTCTTTCAAGTACAACGAAAATATACAACACAAAACAGCCGCTAA
- the uppP gene encoding bacitracin resistance undecaprenyl-diphosphatase produces the protein MADWLIGLIMGAVEGLTEFLPVSSTGHMILTGHLIGFDDERAKVFEVVIQLGSILAVVVIFWKRLWSLVGIGKVTDGPSLNLLHIIIGMIPAGILGVLFHSTIKEVLFGPGPVVISLVAGGILMIVAEKFSKPSTARTLDEITYKQAFTIGMFQCLALWPGFSRSGSTISGGLLARVSHTAAAEYTFILAVPMMVAASGLDLIKSWDVLSSADITLFVTGFITAFVVAMLAIVSFLKLLSRVKLTPFAYYRFILAAVFYFFIM, from the coding sequence GTGGCTGATTGGTTAATTGGTTTAATCATGGGTGCTGTTGAAGGGTTAACAGAGTTTCTACCAGTATCATCAACAGGACATATGATTTTAACAGGACATTTAATTGGATTTGACGATGAGAGAGCGAAAGTTTTTGAAGTTGTTATCCAATTGGGATCGATTTTAGCAGTTGTTGTTATATTTTGGAAGCGTCTATGGTCGTTAGTTGGAATAGGTAAAGTAACAGACGGACCATCGTTAAATTTATTACATATTATTATCGGGATGATTCCTGCCGGGATACTTGGCGTATTATTCCATAGCACTATTAAAGAGGTTTTATTTGGTCCAGGACCAGTTGTTATTAGCTTAGTAGCCGGTGGTATTTTAATGATTGTTGCTGAGAAGTTTTCAAAACCAAGTACAGCAAGAACGTTAGATGAAATCACATATAAACAGGCATTTACAATTGGAATGTTTCAATGTTTAGCTCTTTGGCCAGGATTCTCTCGTTCTGGTTCTACAATCAGTGGTGGTTTATTAGCTCGCGTGTCGCATACAGCGGCAGCTGAATATACGTTCATTTTAGCGGTACCGATGATGGTAGCTGCAAGTGGATTAGATTTAATTAAAAGCTGGGATGTATTAAGCTCAGCAGATATAACGCTATTTGTAACAGGGTTTATAACTGCATTCGTTGTTGCGATGCTTGCAATTGTTTCATTCTTGAAATTATTATCTCGTGTGA